One part of the uncultured Bacteroides sp. genome encodes these proteins:
- a CDS encoding carboxypeptidase-like regulatory domain-containing protein yields MANCITNFRIIRSFFIIFSLFLSISTFAQHSITGKIINKDNNSIEAANIQLLQSDSVFITGTASDSGGLFEMKNLKSGEYILVVSHIEYQKQYQKIAVSTQNISLGNIILFQEAKMLDDIQIVADRIIRKKDGMLIYPRKNELKFAGSGYDVLYNIMIPGVNVDRSKGLVTRLGQEVALYVDGQKVGYREIQNIESASIDRIECIDVPSGKYIQDNTAINIITKKKTSGSYFSLDAKQNIGYLKGDYNATAQFSKENLSFQAFGGYNMEDYDNPGSTITENYNLPERTVSRYNKILRDVTKNNNQYVQLNLKSSTPKKTLVAKFSFVRSITPDNYTDKEIDYLNLDAKNIKSNSFVDEKNYKPTMELYGNFELPRKQNLSVTLGGSYNKNKYVRDYKETDFSTHTEADEDFYNTKLNLNYSKKVKNNNTFSASIIENYRLSDSQYTGSSNYSQELYTNEAILRLGYMHHFGNKWILNSQLGASWLNYELKGEEGRNQFTPRANVMLRYMPFQKQAFTFSFNAGNSFPTVNSLNTVDQAINSILVKRGNPDLDMSKLYNGSLMYNLFSKKLSIQAMLIGNVFTNLAVPYYFAEKDKIISTFKSNIDLHQHIGVLSGTWNISSNFDLKSELAVLHYQFKGSFREEQTTFRAMADLNYSWKNIMVNLSVKAKEKRLTNSAVYEEDFIQYGGNIRWSVPNWHVELGTTNPFSRHNNICESYDGSAYSYLNTTLNKSFQSVGYVKLVYKFSRGKKQKVENGKVDTNTESAIMKVK; encoded by the coding sequence ATGGCTAACTGCATTACAAATTTTAGAATTATAAGATCATTCTTTATAATATTCTCTCTTTTTCTATCAATAAGCACATTTGCTCAACATAGCATAACCGGTAAAATAATTAATAAAGACAACAATAGTATTGAGGCAGCTAATATTCAGTTATTACAATCTGACTCTGTTTTTATAACAGGGACGGCTAGTGATTCTGGGGGACTTTTTGAGATGAAGAATCTAAAATCAGGGGAATATATCCTTGTTGTCAGCCACATAGAATATCAAAAGCAGTACCAAAAAATAGCTGTAAGCACTCAAAACATATCGTTGGGTAATATAATTTTGTTTCAAGAAGCTAAAATGCTCGATGATATACAGATTGTTGCCGACCGTATTATAAGGAAGAAGGACGGCATGTTGATTTATCCACGAAAAAATGAACTGAAATTTGCCGGTTCAGGTTATGATGTTCTTTATAACATAATGATTCCGGGGGTCAATGTTGACAGAAGTAAAGGACTTGTCACCAGATTGGGACAGGAGGTTGCTTTGTATGTCGATGGTCAAAAAGTAGGATATCGAGAAATTCAGAATATAGAATCTGCTTCGATTGACCGAATTGAATGCATTGATGTTCCATCAGGGAAGTATATTCAAGATAATACGGCTATTAATATCATCACGAAGAAAAAAACAAGCGGTAGCTACTTTTCTCTTGATGCAAAACAAAATATAGGTTATTTGAAAGGTGATTATAATGCTACCGCTCAGTTTTCAAAAGAAAATCTGTCTTTTCAGGCTTTCGGAGGTTATAACATGGAAGATTATGATAATCCGGGTAGCACGATAACGGAGAATTATAATTTACCAGAACGAACAGTTTCCAGATACAACAAGATACTACGCGATGTAACAAAAAATAATAATCAATATGTTCAGTTGAATCTGAAATCTTCTACACCCAAAAAGACTTTAGTCGCAAAGTTCTCTTTTGTACGCAGTATTACGCCCGATAATTACACAGATAAAGAAATAGATTATTTGAATTTGGATGCCAAAAATATAAAAAGCAATTCATTTGTTGATGAGAAGAATTATAAGCCAACTATGGAGCTGTATGGAAACTTTGAACTGCCCCGTAAACAGAATCTATCGGTTACTTTAGGAGGTTCATACAATAAGAATAAGTATGTTCGTGATTATAAAGAGACCGATTTTAGTACTCATACAGAAGCTGATGAAGACTTTTATAATACTAAGCTGAATTTGAACTATAGCAAAAAAGTGAAAAATAATAATACTTTTAGCGCCTCAATCATAGAAAACTATAGGTTAAGTGATTCTCAGTATACCGGTTCATCCAATTATTCGCAGGAACTATATACCAATGAGGCAATTCTTCGTTTAGGTTATATGCATCATTTTGGCAATAAATGGATATTGAACAGCCAATTAGGAGCATCTTGGCTCAATTACGAATTGAAAGGAGAGGAAGGTAGAAATCAATTTACGCCACGTGCCAATGTGATGTTGAGATATATGCCTTTTCAGAAACAAGCATTTACTTTTAGTTTTAATGCAGGAAACAGTTTTCCGACTGTCAATTCACTCAATACAGTAGATCAAGCTATTAATTCCATTCTTGTAAAACGAGGAAATCCGGATTTGGACATGTCAAAGCTCTACAACGGCTCTCTGATGTACAATCTATTTTCAAAGAAATTAAGCATTCAAGCCATGCTGATTGGTAATGTGTTTACCAATTTGGCTGTTCCTTACTATTTCGCAGAGAAAGATAAGATTATAAGTACTTTTAAAAGTAACATAGATCTTCATCAGCACATCGGAGTGCTATCTGGCACATGGAATATCTCTTCTAATTTTGATCTTAAATCAGAATTGGCTGTACTCCATTACCAGTTTAAAGGTTCGTTCCGTGAAGAACAGACAACATTCAGGGCTATGGCTGACTTGAATTATTCTTGGAAAAACATAATGGTAAATCTTTCAGTTAAGGCCAAAGAGAAAAGACTCACAAATTCGGCTGTTTATGAAGAAGACTTTATTCAGTATGGGGGAAATATTCGTTGGAGTGTTCCTAATTGGCATGTAGAACTAGGTACTACCAATCCGTTCTCAAGACATAACAATATTTGTGAAAGTTATGACGGATCCGCTTATTCATACCTAAATACTACTTTAAATAAGAGTTTTCAGTCGGTTGGCTACGTAAAGCTGGTATATAAGTTCAGTCGCGGAAAGAAACAGAAAGTAGAGAATGGTAAGGTTGATACAAATACCGAAAGCGCCATAATGAAAGTTAAATAA
- the lgt gene encoding prolipoprotein diacylglyceryl transferase, with product MLAFITWDVSPTIFSIFGREVRWYGLLWGIGFLIGYEMMSRLFKYEKHPDVWVDKLFFYTIISSVVGARLGHCLFYEWDYYSANPMQIFAIWNGGLASHGGVFALIVTLMYYSKKVTHQSVWWLFDRMIPAIAVACACIRLGNLMNSEIFGYPTTMPWGFKFVRSAEWVKEFNGLPCHPTQIYEMLYCIAALIVSLVMYWKFKLQSKVGLITGVCLIIFFGSRFALEFMKNPQVAAEVNMQLNIGQQLSIPLILLGVYLAVTALIKPDFKRLF from the coding sequence ATGTTGGCATTTATAACATGGGATGTAAGTCCTACTATCTTTTCGATTTTTGGTCGTGAAGTAAGATGGTACGGATTGTTATGGGGAATTGGTTTCCTTATTGGTTATGAGATGATGAGTCGTTTGTTTAAATACGAAAAACATCCGGACGTCTGGGTGGATAAGCTCTTCTTCTATACCATTATAAGTTCTGTAGTAGGAGCACGTTTGGGACATTGTCTTTTTTATGAGTGGGACTATTATAGTGCAAATCCCATGCAGATATTTGCTATATGGAATGGCGGACTTGCTAGCCACGGTGGAGTATTTGCATTGATTGTTACATTAATGTATTACTCTAAGAAAGTCACTCATCAGAGTGTGTGGTGGTTATTCGACCGCATGATTCCTGCTATTGCAGTAGCGTGTGCCTGTATTCGTTTGGGTAACCTGATGAATTCGGAAATATTTGGTTACCCTACTACAATGCCATGGGGTTTTAAATTTGTACGCTCAGCAGAGTGGGTGAAAGAGTTCAACGGACTTCCTTGTCATCCAACACAAATCTATGAAATGCTTTATTGCATCGCAGCGCTGATTGTGTCATTGGTAATGTACTGGAAGTTTAAACTTCAAAGCAAAGTCGGTCTGATTACAGGTGTTTGTCTGATAATCTTTTTCGGCTCTCGTTTTGCCCTGGAATTTATGAAGAATCCTCAGGTTGCAGCCGAAGTGAATATGCAATTAAACATTGGTCAGCAACTTAGTATACCATTGATACTTCTAGGTGTTTATTTAGCTGTTACAGCTTTGATAAAACCAGATTTTAAGCGATTATTCTAG
- the gdhA gene encoding NADP-specific glutamate dehydrogenase: protein MNIELIMASLEAKHPGELEYLQAVKEVLISIEDVYNQHPEFEKARIIERLVEPDRIFTFKVPWVDDKGEVQINLGYRVQFNNAIGPYKGGIRFHPSVNLSILKFLGFEQTFKNALTTLPMGGGKGGSDFSIRGKSDAEVMRFCQAFMLELWRHIGPDTDVPAGDIGVGGREIGYMFGMYKKLAREFTGTFTGKGIEYGGSLVRPEATGFGGLYFVHQMLETKGIDIKGKTVAISGFGNVAWGAALKATELGAKVVTISGPDGYIYDEAGISGEKIDYMLELRASGNDIVEPYAEEFKAKFVPGRRPWEVKVDIALPCATQNELDGNDAKLLIDNNVLCVGEISNMGCTPEAIDLFIERKVMYAPGKAVNAGGVATSGLEMSQNAMHLSWGAKEVDSKLHEIMHGIHAQCVKYGTEADGYINYVKGANIAGFMKVAHAMMAQGIV from the coding sequence ATGAACATCGAATTAATAATGGCTTCATTAGAAGCTAAACACCCTGGTGAGTTAGAATACCTCCAAGCTGTAAAAGAAGTCTTGATATCTATTGAAGATGTTTACAACCAACATCCTGAATTTGAAAAAGCTCGTATTATAGAACGCTTAGTTGAACCCGACCGTATTTTTACATTTAAAGTGCCTTGGGTAGACGATAAAGGAGAGGTACAAATCAACCTTGGTTACCGTGTTCAGTTCAACAATGCCATTGGCCCATACAAAGGCGGAATTCGTTTTCACCCTTCAGTAAATCTCTCTATCCTTAAATTCCTGGGATTTGAGCAAACTTTCAAAAATGCTTTAACTACTCTTCCAATGGGAGGAGGTAAAGGCGGATCTGATTTTTCTATTCGTGGTAAATCTGATGCAGAAGTTATGCGTTTCTGCCAGGCATTCATGTTAGAGCTATGGCGTCATATTGGTCCTGATACAGATGTACCAGCCGGAGATATCGGTGTCGGCGGGCGTGAAATTGGCTACATGTTTGGTATGTATAAAAAACTAGCTCGTGAATTTACAGGTACATTTACCGGAAAAGGTATTGAATATGGTGGTTCATTAGTTCGTCCGGAAGCTACTGGTTTCGGAGGTCTATACTTTGTGCATCAGATGCTGGAAACAAAAGGCATTGATATTAAAGGTAAAACTGTTGCTATTTCTGGCTTTGGTAATGTAGCATGGGGTGCAGCCTTAAAAGCTACTGAACTTGGAGCTAAAGTTGTAACCATCTCCGGACCGGACGGATACATTTATGATGAAGCTGGTATTAGCGGAGAAAAGATTGATTACATGCTTGAGTTGCGTGCTTCGGGCAATGATATAGTTGAACCATACGCTGAGGAATTCAAGGCTAAATTTGTTCCAGGTCGTCGTCCTTGGGAAGTTAAAGTAGACATAGCATTACCTTGTGCAACCCAAAACGAATTGGATGGCAATGATGCTAAACTATTAATAGATAATAATGTTCTTTGCGTGGGAGAAATTTCTAACATGGGATGCACTCCTGAAGCTATTGATTTGTTTATTGAACGTAAAGTTATGTACGCTCCTGGTAAAGCAGTTAATGCTGGTGGAGTTGCAACTTCCGGACTAGAGATGTCACAGAATGCAATGCACCTAAGCTGGGGAGCTAAGGAGGTAGATAGTAAGCTTCATGAAATTATGCATGGCATTCATGCTCAATGTGTTAAGTATGGAACAGAAGCTGACGGATATATCAATTACGTTAAGGGAGCCAATATTGCAGGATTCATGAAAGTTGCTCACGCAATGATGGCCCAAGGTATAGTATAA
- a CDS encoding threonine/serine exporter family protein → MVTKEKYKFIIHLGKALHNYGIPSYRIQAYLFKVAKNMGIKGTFMDSATWINYVFYENGNEQTYNYIESVAPGTLNLGAFSRIVETTDKLIANEIDISEMENRLKIIHNKTIKVNHGILTIAYSLAAGSFNLLVGTNWISVLFATLLGAFVYFITYLSTKHEYLKSVLESIVSFLATIITGLLSLVFPEINVGLTIISAIIIFVPGLAITTALEEITSKNLISGTAKLFDSIISLFKQFFGVILGLTCLKFFIDFEIFSHYSNTPSWIIFLAMPLLSISVLPIFQVRKKDMLFGIFTGAIGFFLAYSFSVAGILLSTFIGSIGIVISSHFFSKVTRTPEVVYVTQGIIMLVPGSKSLFGLSNVFLNTTIINVGNIGEQVAYIFMGILGGLLFGGVFKQEDK, encoded by the coding sequence ATGGTCACAAAAGAAAAATATAAATTCATCATACATCTGGGAAAAGCATTGCATAATTATGGGATTCCATCCTACAGAATTCAGGCTTATTTATTTAAGGTGGCAAAGAACATGGGAATAAAAGGTACTTTTATGGATTCGGCCACATGGATTAATTATGTGTTTTATGAAAACGGAAATGAACAGACATATAATTATATTGAAAGTGTAGCCCCCGGAACGTTAAACCTGGGTGCCTTTTCTAGAATTGTTGAAACTACGGATAAATTAATAGCGAATGAGATTGATATTTCCGAAATGGAAAACAGGTTAAAAATCATACACAACAAAACAATAAAAGTCAATCACGGGATTTTAACCATTGCCTATAGCCTAGCTGCTGGCTCCTTTAATCTGCTGGTTGGTACAAACTGGATATCAGTTCTATTTGCAACATTATTAGGTGCATTTGTTTATTTCATAACCTATTTATCAACTAAGCACGAATATTTAAAATCCGTTCTTGAATCAATCGTGTCATTTTTGGCTACAATCATTACCGGATTATTATCGTTAGTATTCCCTGAAATTAACGTTGGACTAACAATAATCTCGGCAATAATTATCTTCGTACCCGGACTAGCCATAACAACTGCATTAGAAGAAATAACATCTAAAAATCTTATTTCAGGAACAGCAAAGTTATTTGATTCAATAATCTCATTGTTCAAACAGTTTTTTGGAGTTATACTGGGATTAACTTGCCTGAAGTTCTTTATTGATTTTGAGATTTTCAGTCATTACTCAAATACACCCAGCTGGATTATATTCCTGGCAATGCCATTGCTTTCAATAAGTGTGCTCCCCATATTTCAGGTTCGTAAAAAAGATATGCTATTTGGCATTTTTACAGGAGCAATCGGCTTCTTTCTTGCCTATTCATTTTCTGTAGCCGGTATTCTTCTCAGCACATTTATCGGATCGATAGGTATCGTTATTTCAAGCCATTTTTTCAGTAAAGTAACAAGAACACCAGAAGTTGTCTATGTTACTCAGGGAATTATTATGCTTGTACCCGGTAGTAAATCATTGTTCGGCCTCAGTAATGTTTTTTTAAACACTACAATTATAAATGTCGGAAATATTGGCGAACAGGTAGCTTACATTTTTATGGGAATTCTAGGCGGTTTGTTGTTTGGAGGCGTTTTTAAACAAGAGGATAAATAA
- a CDS encoding septal ring lytic transglycosylase RlpA family protein: MVNKILLFILFLLTTVSFCTSAQETGKATYYGKRMHGRNTASGIRYHNDSLTCAHRTYPFGTLLKVKNKKNDREVIVTVTDRGPFGRRFIIDLSYSAAKEIDMLREGIANVEVSLYTPIEVPFRVEEDLNPHWEEKMAIPNAVCPDAMDPKGSGTKTNLSK, from the coding sequence ATGGTCAACAAGATTTTATTATTTATCCTGTTTCTTCTGACCACAGTCAGTTTTTGCACATCCGCTCAAGAGACAGGAAAAGCTACTTATTACGGGAAAAGAATGCATGGCAGAAATACTGCCAGCGGAATTCGTTATCACAATGACAGCCTCACTTGTGCTCACCGTACATATCCCTTCGGTACATTACTTAAAGTAAAGAATAAGAAGAATGACAGAGAAGTAATTGTTACTGTAACAGACAGAGGTCCTTTTGGGAGAAGGTTTATTATTGATCTTTCCTACAGTGCAGCAAAAGAGATTGATATGCTTAGAGAAGGAATTGCTAATGTAGAAGTCAGTTTGTACACACCTATAGAAGTTCCTTTTAGAGTGGAAGAAGATCTCAACCCTCATTGGGAAGAAAAGATGGCAATACCTAATGCCGTATGCCCTGATGCAATGGACCCAAAAGGTTCCGGCACCAAAACAAATTTATCAAAATAG
- a CDS encoding Xaa-Pro peptidase family protein has protein sequence MKLSNELALRQEKIRALMLQSNIDAALITCNVNILYTCGQVLSGYCYLPAVGEPWYFIKRPSGLKGKNIHYIRKPEQIAETLKEKGIPFPETLMLEGDELPFTEYTRLANIFPSSKCVNGTPVIRAARSVKTDVEIELFRQAGAAHTRAYMQIPSVYREGMDDRHFSFEIERIMRLEGCLGIFRVFGQSMEIFFGSVLAGNNAEAPSPYDFALGGKGLSPALPGGLNGTKLEKGNTVMVDLGGNFNGYMCDMSRVFSIGKISEEAYKAHQVCLDIQSEVIAMAKPGAVCETLYNKAIDIVAKAGFKDQFMGTKQQAKFVGHGIGLEINEAPVFAPRVKQELQPGMVFALEPKIVLPGVGPVGIENSWVVNEHGVEKLTICLEEIIDLEG, from the coding sequence ATGAAATTATCAAATGAATTAGCTCTGCGTCAGGAGAAGATCCGGGCGCTTATGCTTCAATCAAACATTGACGCTGCACTTATTACTTGCAACGTAAACATACTCTATACTTGTGGACAAGTTCTTAGTGGTTATTGCTATCTGCCTGCTGTAGGAGAACCCTGGTACTTTATAAAACGCCCAAGTGGATTGAAAGGCAAGAATATTCATTATATCCGGAAACCTGAACAGATTGCTGAAACGCTAAAAGAAAAAGGAATTCCTTTTCCTGAAACGCTCATGTTGGAAGGAGATGAATTGCCATTTACAGAATATACCCGACTGGCAAATATCTTTCCTTCATCTAAATGTGTAAACGGAACACCGGTAATCCGCGCTGCCCGTAGCGTAAAAACAGATGTAGAGATTGAGCTCTTCCGCCAGGCCGGAGCTGCACATACCCGTGCATACATGCAAATACCATCAGTTTATCGTGAAGGAATGGACGATCGCCATTTCTCATTCGAAATAGAAAGAATAATGCGTCTGGAAGGATGCCTTGGTATTTTCCGTGTTTTTGGTCAAAGCATGGAGATATTCTTTGGAAGTGTACTTGCCGGAAATAATGCGGAAGCACCTTCTCCTTATGATTTTGCACTAGGAGGAAAAGGATTAAGCCCTGCTCTGCCAGGGGGGCTTAATGGCACAAAGCTAGAAAAAGGAAATACTGTAATGGTAGATTTAGGAGGAAACTTCAACGGCTATATGTGTGATATGTCACGTGTCTTCTCTATCGGTAAAATCAGCGAAGAAGCTTATAAAGCACATCAGGTATGTCTGGATATCCAGTCGGAAGTAATAGCTATGGCAAAACCGGGAGCTGTTTGTGAAACGCTGTACAATAAAGCAATCGATATAGTAGCCAAAGCTGGTTTCAAAGATCAGTTTATGGGCACCAAACAACAAGCCAAGTTTGTAGGCCATGGCATCGGACTTGAAATTAACGAAGCTCCTGTATTTGCTCCAAGAGTAAAACAAGAACTGCAACCAGGAATGGTTTTTGCTCTCGAACCTAAAATTGTTCTTCCAGGTGTTGGTCCTGTAGGAATTGAAAATTCATGGGTTGTAAATGAACATGGTGTAGAGAAACTTACAATTTGTCTGGAAGAGATTATTGATTTAGAAGGATAA